From the Marinomonas sp. THO17 genome, one window contains:
- the serS gene encoding serine--tRNA ligase: protein MLDIKALRADPEAIAALLKKKGYELDVATFSSLEERRKAIQIETEQLQQSRNSVSKEIGQAMKEGDKDKAAQLKAQTATLGDDLNAAKEQLTQVQLELDALLEGIPNIPHESVPEGESEDDNVEIRRWGEPKDFAFAAKDHVDLGEALDLLDFEAAVKITGSRFAVMHADLARLHRALTQFMMNTHADEHGYSEVYVPYLVNAASLKGTGQLPKFEEDLFKVPVDKDSGNSDFYLIPTAEVPVTNLARDEIFNDADLHKKFVAHTPCFRSEAGSYGRDTRGMIRQHQFEKVELVHICRPDHSAEVLEELVGHAESILQKLELPYRTVILCGGDLGFSAHKTYDIEVWLPGQGKYREISSCSNMWDFQARRMQARWRNPETGRPELAHTLNGSGLAVGRTLVAVLENYQNEDGSVRIPDVLVPYMGGKTLLNKA from the coding sequence ATGTTAGATATTAAAGCGTTGCGTGCTGACCCAGAAGCCATTGCGGCTTTATTGAAAAAGAAAGGCTATGAGTTGGATGTGGCGACTTTTTCTTCATTAGAAGAGCGTCGTAAAGCCATTCAAATAGAAACGGAACAGCTGCAACAATCCCGCAACTCAGTATCCAAAGAAATCGGCCAAGCCATGAAGGAGGGCGATAAAGACAAAGCGGCGCAATTAAAAGCCCAAACCGCCACCTTGGGTGATGATTTAAATGCGGCTAAAGAGCAGTTAACCCAGGTGCAATTGGAGTTGGATGCTTTGTTGGAAGGCATTCCAAACATTCCCCATGAATCGGTTCCAGAAGGGGAATCAGAAGACGATAATGTTGAGATTCGTCGTTGGGGTGAGCCTAAGGATTTTGCTTTTGCCGCAAAAGACCATGTGGATCTTGGTGAAGCGTTAGACTTGCTGGATTTTGAAGCCGCAGTAAAAATCACTGGCTCACGTTTTGCCGTGATGCATGCTGATTTGGCACGTTTGCACCGTGCGCTCACTCAATTCATGATGAATACGCACGCCGATGAGCATGGCTATAGTGAAGTGTATGTACCCTATTTGGTCAATGCGGCTTCTTTGAAAGGCACTGGTCAATTACCAAAGTTTGAAGAAGATCTGTTCAAAGTGCCAGTTGATAAAGACAGTGGCAACAGTGATTTCTATTTGATTCCGACGGCGGAAGTACCTGTCACTAACTTGGCCCGTGATGAGATCTTTAATGATGCGGATCTGCATAAAAAGTTTGTTGCTCATACTCCTTGTTTTCGCAGTGAAGCGGGCAGTTATGGTCGTGATACAAGAGGCATGATTCGTCAGCATCAATTCGAAAAAGTGGAATTGGTTCACATCTGTCGTCCAGATCATTCTGCAGAAGTGCTGGAAGAATTGGTTGGTCATGCAGAAAGTATTTTACAGAAACTGGAATTGCCATACCGTACCGTTATTTTGTGTGGCGGTGACCTTGGTTTCTCTGCACACAAGACTTATGACATCGAAGTCTGGTTGCCAGGACAAGGCAAATACCGTGAAATTTCTTCTTGCTCCAATATGTGGGATTTCCAAGCGCGTCGAATGCAAGCGCGCTGGCGTAACCCAGAAACAGGGCGTCCAGAATTGGCCCATACCTTGAATGGTTCTGGTTTGGCGGTGGGTCGAACCTTGGTGGCAGTGTTGGAAAACTATCAAAACGAAGACGGCAGTGTTCGTATTCCTGATGTTTTGGTGCCTTATATGGGCGGCAAAACCCTATTGAATAAAGCGTAA
- the crcB gene encoding fluoride efflux transporter CrcB — protein MMYFMIAFGGALGALSRYGMTKWINSYWHHHFPLATMMVNLLGCFLMGIAFVIISERMPSLEPYRPLVMVGFLGAFTTFSTFSLEIVSLIHMQAWLTALSYLLLSCILGVLGVALGMALTRFF, from the coding sequence ATGATGTATTTTATGATTGCTTTTGGTGGCGCCCTAGGGGCCTTAAGTCGATACGGTATGACCAAATGGATCAACAGTTACTGGCATCATCATTTTCCTCTTGCCACCATGATGGTAAACCTGTTGGGTTGTTTTTTGATGGGCATTGCTTTTGTTATCATTAGTGAACGCATGCCCAGTCTCGAACCTTATCGACCACTGGTGATGGTGGGTTTTTTGGGGGCATTTACTACCTTCTCCACATTTTCTCTAGAAATTGTGTCATTAATTCATATGCAGGCTTGGCTAACGGCATTAAGCTATTTATTATTGAGCTGCATTTTAGGCGTGCTTGGCGTTGCTCTTGGTATGGCGCTAACGCGTTTCTTTTAA